A portion of the Maylandia zebra isolate NMK-2024a linkage group LG9, Mzebra_GT3a, whole genome shotgun sequence genome contains these proteins:
- the LOC143420437 gene encoding uncharacterized protein LOC143420437, which translates to MTEPDLVNILEDITDEEFKTFKWNLKNERFRDIEPIKVTRLSTAERCDAVDLMVQKYDMDGAVQVMESIFKKINRNDLVKKLRKVMGQPAGLPGPDLPKTAADSSAEEKLAAVRSQFIDRVSEPVLRKLLDKLLELRVIIDDEMDLGGVRSRADKARQVIDVVRRKGSQGSSALIAALCEVDPCLSRELQLM; encoded by the exons ATGACGGAGCCGGACCTCGTCAACATCCTGGAAGACATAACAGATGAGGAATTCAAGACCTTCAAGTGGAACCTGAAGAACGAGCGGTTTAGAGACATCGAGCCCATCAAAGTGACCCGGCTGTCGACGGCGGAGCGGTGCGACGCCGTGGATCTGATGGTGCAGAAGTATGACATGGACGGAGCCGTGCAGGTGATGGAGAGCATCTTTAAGAAGATCAACAGGAACGACCTGGTGAAGAAGCTGCGAAAGGTCATGGGTCAACCTGCAG GTCTTCCAGGTCCCGATCTGCCAAAGACCGCCGCCGACTCCTCGGCAGAGGAGAAGTTGGCGGCCGTTCGCTCTCAGTTTATCGACAGAGTGTCCGAACCCGTCCTGAGGAAGCTGCTGGATAAACTCCTGGAGCTCCGCGTCATCATCGATGATGAAATGGATTTAGGCGGAGTGAGGAGCAGGGCGGATAAAGCCCGACAGGTGATCGACGTGGTGCGCAGAAAAGGATCCCAGGGCAGCTCGGCTCTGATCGCCGCTCTCTGCGAGGTGGATCCGTGCCTTTCACGGGAGCTGCAGCTGATGTGA